The proteins below are encoded in one region of Caloramator mitchellensis:
- a CDS encoding alanyl-tRNA editing protein produces the protein MQKLYYENPYIKEWEALVVNQIEKDGKFIVELSETAFYPEGGGQPRDFGSIDGIEVIDLFEDSDKIYHVLDKKIENEKVLCKIDFERRFDHMQNHTGQHLLSAIFIELYNAPTNSFHLGEDYISIDIGLENASDETVKIVEDRVNSLIFKNIPVKSYIINLEEAKKLPLRKLPPTDVDIRIVEIEGIDYSPCCGTHVKNLGEIGMLKILKTEKYKNMTRVYFKCGKRLLKDFQDKNTVINTLIKNLSVPQHEILPKIDQLQSDIKNISKQLSLQRELNAEFIAKEIAASSLENNIVQIFEDKSFEEIQLIANKTASLIDKAILFASLPDKKVILAHGGNLPLNCGQIFKENLPKFNGRGGGGPKFAQGSFDDREKIKKFVAFIGEYI, from the coding sequence ATGCAGAAGCTTTATTATGAAAATCCATATATAAAAGAATGGGAAGCTTTGGTTGTTAATCAAATTGAAAAGGACGGAAAATTTATAGTAGAACTTTCCGAGACAGCTTTTTATCCTGAGGGTGGTGGCCAGCCAAGGGATTTTGGAAGTATAGACGGAATTGAAGTTATAGATTTGTTTGAAGATAGTGATAAAATATATCACGTTTTAGATAAAAAAATTGAAAATGAAAAAGTTCTATGTAAAATTGACTTTGAAAGAAGATTTGACCATATGCAAAATCATACAGGTCAGCACCTTTTATCAGCGATATTTATAGAGCTTTATAACGCACCAACAAACAGTTTTCACCTTGGAGAAGATTACATAAGCATTGACATTGGACTTGAGAACGCATCAGATGAGACAGTTAAAATAGTTGAAGATAGGGTTAACAGCTTAATATTTAAAAACATTCCAGTTAAGTCTTATATTATCAACCTTGAAGAAGCAAAAAAACTACCCTTAAGAAAGCTTCCTCCTACAGATGTTGATATTAGGATAGTTGAAATAGAAGGAATTGACTATTCTCCATGCTGTGGAACACATGTTAAAAACCTTGGGGAAATTGGAATGCTAAAAATATTAAAAACAGAAAAATATAAGAACATGACAAGGGTTTATTTTAAATGTGGTAAAAGACTTCTCAAGGATTTTCAGGATAAAAATACAGTTATAAATACCCTAATAAAAAATCTATCTGTTCCTCAACATGAAATATTGCCTAAAATCGACCAGCTTCAATCAGATATTAAAAATATATCAAAGCAATTGAGCCTTCAGAGGGAATTAAATGCAGAATTTATAGCTAAAGAAATAGCTGCATCTTCATTAGAAAATAATATTGTTCAAATATTTGAAGATAAGTCCTTTGAAGAAATTCAATTAATAGCAAACAAAACAGCTTCACTAATTGATAAAGCAATATTATTTGCATCACTCCCAGACAAAAAGGTTATACTTGCACATGGAGGTAACCTTCCATTAAACTGCGGACAAATTTTTAAAGAAAATCTCCCTAAATTCAACGGTCGTGGCGGTGGTGGTCCTAAATTTGCCCAGGGCAGTTTTGATGATAGAGAAAAAATCAAGAAGTTTGTTGCCTTTATTGGAGAGTATATTTAA
- a CDS encoding YdjY domain-containing protein, whose translation MKKLLSILIMLVMTISFMAGCASKLSEDNGTNQEVMVVDKEKKEIRILTEVNGKYFTESTRHGVVFKDGKNGEKSILRSFVDEKKFYEAMMSLGAKPGNNLTAEDMKTGTKTIEGSKVNVFVTWDGFGKEIPFADIIKSSDPRPIDIRFGGNIERANKNNTGCILCLDSCPTGITSNAAYPAGWHDMMKKVTFNANEEVLPKDGTKVTIIFRLAE comes from the coding sequence ATGAAAAAACTATTATCAATACTAATTATGCTTGTTATGACAATAAGCTTTATGGCAGGATGTGCTTCAAAATTGTCTGAAGACAATGGCACTAATCAAGAAGTTATGGTTGTTGATAAAGAAAAAAAGGAAATTAGGATATTAACAGAAGTAAATGGAAAATACTTTACAGAGAGCACAAGACATGGAGTAGTATTTAAAGACGGGAAAAATGGAGAAAAGTCAATTTTAAGGTCGTTTGTTGATGAAAAGAAATTTTATGAAGCGATGATGTCTTTAGGAGCTAAGCCTGGAAATAATTTAACTGCTGAGGATATGAAAACAGGAACAAAGACAATTGAAGGTTCAAAGGTTAATGTTTTTGTTACATGGGACGGATTCGGAAAGGAAATCCCTTTTGCAGACATAATTAAATCAAGCGACCCAAGACCTATCGATATAAGATTTGGCGGCAATATTGAAAGAGCAAATAAGAATAATACCGGATGCATTCTGTGCCTTGATAGCTGCCCAACAGGTATTACAAGCAACGCAGCATATCCAGCAGGTTGGCATGATATGATGAAAAAAGTAACTTTTAATGCTAATGAGGAAGTTTTGCCTAAGGATGGAACTAAGGTTACAATAATATTTAGACTTGCTGAGTAA